The genomic interval CACCATATCCCGACGAGCCGACGATGCACCCGAGCGTCACAGCGGACGAGCAAGCGCGGTAAGACCGCCCCCGTCTCGGGGTTCGGCGAGCTTACGCCGGATACTGGAGTCATAACCAAGCCGTCGTCCGTCCACCCTGTGAGTATCTGGGACGATAGCCGATGACACAGCGTTCGACGGACACCGTCGTCGTCCTGAACCCCGAGAGCGGGAGCGGGACCCACGGCGCCGCTGTGCGGACCCACGCGGAAGCGCTCGGGTACGCGCTCGTAGAGACGGGTCCGGACACCGACGCGGTCGCGCTGACGGCGGCGGCCGCCGACGGCGGCGCTTCGACGGTGGTCGCCGCCGGCGGCGACGGCACGGTAAACGAGGTGGTTCGGGGCATCCACCGCGCCGGCGCCTTCGACCGTGTCACGCTCGGTGTCGTCCCCGTCGGGACGGGCAACAACTTCGCGAAACGGCTCGGTATCACCGGCGTGGACGCGGCGTTCGACGTCGTCGAGTCCGGCGAACGCCGCCGTATCGACGTCGGCGAGGCCGACGGTCACATCTTCGTCAACTCCTGTGTCGCCGGGCTGACAGCGGATTCCAGCAGTCAGACCTCCGCCGCGATGAAACGCCGGTTCGGCGTTCTGGCGTACGTCGTGACGACGCTGCGGACTGTACGGGACTTCGAGTCCCTCCGGCTGTCCGTCACCATCGAGGGCCGAGAGCGGGCGGCGCCGATGTGGACCGGCGACGCCCTCAGCGTCCTGATAGGGAACGGGCGACAGTTCACACCGGGCACGAACGGGCCGGCCGACGTCGAAGACGGGCTGTTCGACGTGACGGTCATCGAAGACGTGCCGGTTCTCAACCTCATGAGCGAGGCCATCGTCGAGCGGCTGCTCGGCCGCGAGTCCGAGTATATCACCCGGTTTCGCGCTCGCTCGCTCTCCATCGAGGTCCACCACCCGGCGTCGGTTCGGTTCAGTCTCGACGGCGAGATACTCCAGGAACAGCGCCTCTCGTTCTCGAACCGGCCGCGGACGCTGTCGGTGGCCGTCGGCGAGACGTATCGCCCGGGACCGGACTGAGCGGGTCCCCCGACCGGGCGAACTTTTAGGCCGGGACAGCCAAGAGCAGAGCATGTTGGAGGGAGTGAACGTCGTCCTCGGGGTCTCGGGCTCCATCGCGGCGGTCAAGACCGTGGAACTCGCCCACGAACTGCGCCGGCGGGGGGCCACCGTCCGGGCGGTCATGACCGACAGCGCGACGGGTATCGTCCACCCCTGGGCCGTCGAGTTCGCCACCGAGAACGACGTCGTGACCGAACTCACGGGTCGGGTCGAACACGTCGAGCTGTGTGGCGTCGACGGCTGGGGCGACGTGCTCTTGCTCGCGCCCGCGACGGCGAACACCGTCGGCAAAGTCGCGGCGGCCGTCGACGACACGCCGGTGACGACGACGGCGACGACGGCGCTGGGGGCCGGCGTGCCGGTCGTCGTCGCGCCCGCGATGCACGAGCCGATGTACGACCACCCCGGCGTGCTGGACGCTCTCTCCCGGGTCGAATCGTGGGGCGTCGACTTCGTCGACCCGCGTATCGAGGAGGGGAAAGCCAAGATAGCCACCGAGGACGCCATCGTCACCGCGGTCGCGCGGGCGGCGGGCGAGCGGCCCCTCGGCG from Halomicroarcula saliterrae carries:
- a CDS encoding diacylglycerol/lipid kinase family protein — its product is MTQRSTDTVVVLNPESGSGTHGAAVRTHAEALGYALVETGPDTDAVALTAAAADGGASTVVAAGGDGTVNEVVRGIHRAGAFDRVTLGVVPVGTGNNFAKRLGITGVDAAFDVVESGERRRIDVGEADGHIFVNSCVAGLTADSSSQTSAAMKRRFGVLAYVVTTLRTVRDFESLRLSVTIEGRERAAPMWTGDALSVLIGNGRQFTPGTNGPADVEDGLFDVTVIEDVPVLNLMSEAIVERLLGRESEYITRFRARSLSIEVHHPASVRFSLDGEILQEQRLSFSNRPRTLSVAVGETYRPGPD